A single region of the Vanessa atalanta chromosome Z, ilVanAtal1.2, whole genome shotgun sequence genome encodes:
- the LOC125075854 gene encoding zinc finger and SCAN domain-containing protein 2-like isoform X1, protein MALQNTIFKIDDLCRTCLSKEIEMLSVFEIRLGTISLDNIIASITGIKIEHGDGLPSTICNICKEKATNAYEFKARTQEADIQLRGLLKRENTEQVNSDNSLPFESDAVEVKTEQFARDNHDDYMDIDLSLALSNVSETYNNVDTVKNEEEDHCKDIFTAQPIENENLSSDIKKKNFIADGNETDSTYCPVCGASFHDAEGLTKHAWEQHGDLMGPKKRGRPKKLLTSTILNKLSENGYNLKYLPDQKHNCVFCKEDFKTKDDLVIHLVQHKDVKVLNCLLCKKIYLEMKDFERHNCVQTSDELNNLKPAEPPDVPEEERKLNLSTEVLLQDLLMSNRDTESGSIDLCEECGAVFVSSVELGKHRDREHPELSSRCHLCDKVFATLKSAARHRAVCARVERSFACASCGLRFAHEVSLNKHILRAHTGQSVSVRFMDRDRAPPQHRCDTCNRRFYRKDLLARHAKIHKSIDKCFECDVCNKKFHRRDNLRAHMRVHESTGAGVDGTSSSASLCLYCGRSFSNSSNLIVHMRRHTGEKPYKCDFCGKGFPRSSDLQCHRRSHTGEKPCICGVCGKAFARSNKLSRHMRVHTGMKPYKCPYCEKAFSQSNDLKLHVRRHTGDKPYVCELCGDRFIQGTALHNHRRAHGHFPTAAAPPLAPLVYTVQSITQTH, encoded by the exons ATGGCTTTACAAAacactattttcaaaattgatGACTTATGCCGGACTTGCTTATCAAAAGAAATTGAAATGCTTTCTGTTTTTGAAATTCGTTTGGGAACTATCTCATTGGACAACATAATCGCGTCAATTACAGGAATaaag ATTGAACATGGGGATGGACTGCCATCAACAATATGCAACATCTGTAAGGAAAAGGCGACTAATGCATATGAATTCAAAGCCCGCACACAAGAAGCTGATATCCAATTGCGGGGACTTTTAAAAAGAGAAAACACCGAGCAAGTCAATAGTGATAATAGTTTACCATTTGAG TCAGATGCAGTTGAGGTGAAGACTGAACAATTTGCAAGAGACAATCATGATGATTATATGGATATAGATCTCTCCCTGGCTCTTTCTAATGTTTCCGAGACTtataataatgtag ATACTGTTAAAAATGAAGAAGAAGATCattgtaaagatatatttacagCCCAACCAATAGAGAATGAAAATTTAAGTAGTGATATTAAGAAAAAGAATTTTATTg CAGATGGTAATGAGACAGACAGCACCTATTGTCCCGTTTGCGGCGCTAGTTTCCACGACGCTGAAGGCCTTACGAAGCATGCCTGGGAGCAACACGGTGACCTCATGGGACCAAAAAAACGAGGCCGCCCTAAGAAGCTACTCACCAGC ACAATCCTCAATAAATTGTCTGAAAATGGATACAATTTGAAATACTTACCGGATCAAAAACACAATTGTGTATTTTGTAAAGaggattttaaaacaaaagatgaCCTAGTGATCCACCTCGTACAACATAAAG ATGTAAAAGTTTTGAACTGTTTGCTGTGTAAGAAGATTTATCTCGAGATGAAAGATTTCGAGCGTCACAATTGCGTGCAAACTTcagatgaattaaataatttaaaacca GCTGAACCTCCAGATGTTCCAGAAGAAGAGCGGAAGCTCAATCTGTCTACTGAAGTATTACTGCAAGACCTTCTAATGAGTAATAGAGATACG gAGTCCGGAAGCATTGATTTATGCGAGGAGTGTGGAGCTGTATTTGTATCCAGCGTGGAACTCGGCAAGCATCGTGACCGAGAACATCCTGAACTCTCCTCGCGATGCCATCTCTGCGATAAA GTATTTGCCACACTGAAGAGCGCAGCTCGTCATAGAGCGGTGTGCGCACGAGTTGAACGTTCATTCGCATGCGCATCGTGCGGGCTGCGTTTTGCGCACGAAGTGTCACTCAACAAGCACATACTGCGCGCACATACGGGACAGAGTGTGTCTGTACGTTTCATGGACCGGGACAGAGCACCTCCGCAGCATAGATGTGATACTTGCAATAGACGCTTTTACAG AAAAGATTTGCTAGCAAGGCACGCGAAGATACACAAATCGATAGACAAATGTTTCGAGTGTGACGTCTGCAATAAGAAGTTTCACAGGCGAGACAACCTGAG gGCACACATGCGTGTCCACGAGAGTACCGGTGCGGGCGTGGACGGCACGAGCAGCAGTGCCAGCCTATGCCTGTACTGCGGCCGAAGTTTCTCGAACTCTTCCAATCTCATTGTGCACATGCGCAGACATACCGGCGAGAAACCATATAAATGTGATTTTTGTGGGAAAG GCTTCCCTCGCTCCTCTGACTTGCAATGCCATCGGCGCTCTCACACTGGAGAGAAACCTTGCATATGCGGCGTGTGTGGTAAAG CATTTGCGCGCAGTAATAAGCTGTCACGACACATGCGCGTACACACCGGTATGAAGCCCTACAAATGTCCGTATTGCGAGAAGGCCTTCTCCCAAAGCAACGACCTCAAACTACACGTGCGGAGACACACGGGCGATAAGCCCTACGTCTGCGAACTATGCGGAGATCGTTTCATACAG
- the LOC125075854 gene encoding zinc finger and SCAN domain-containing protein 2-like isoform X2, with translation MALQNTIFKIDDLCRTCLSKEIEMLSVFEIRLGTISLDNIIASITGIKIEHGDGLPSTICNICKEKATNAYEFKARTQEADIQLRGLLKRENTEQVNSDNSLPFESDAVEVKTEQFARDNHDDYMDIDLSLALSNVSETYNNVDTVKNEEEDHCKDIFTAQPIENENLSSDIKKKNFIDGNETDSTYCPVCGASFHDAEGLTKHAWEQHGDLMGPKKRGRPKKLLTSTILNKLSENGYNLKYLPDQKHNCVFCKEDFKTKDDLVIHLVQHKDVKVLNCLLCKKIYLEMKDFERHNCVQTSDELNNLKPAEPPDVPEEERKLNLSTEVLLQDLLMSNRDTESGSIDLCEECGAVFVSSVELGKHRDREHPELSSRCHLCDKVFATLKSAARHRAVCARVERSFACASCGLRFAHEVSLNKHILRAHTGQSVSVRFMDRDRAPPQHRCDTCNRRFYRKDLLARHAKIHKSIDKCFECDVCNKKFHRRDNLRAHMRVHESTGAGVDGTSSSASLCLYCGRSFSNSSNLIVHMRRHTGEKPYKCDFCGKGFPRSSDLQCHRRSHTGEKPCICGVCGKAFARSNKLSRHMRVHTGMKPYKCPYCEKAFSQSNDLKLHVRRHTGDKPYVCELCGDRFIQGTALHNHRRAHGHFPTAAAPPLAPLVYTVQSITQTH, from the exons ATGGCTTTACAAAacactattttcaaaattgatGACTTATGCCGGACTTGCTTATCAAAAGAAATTGAAATGCTTTCTGTTTTTGAAATTCGTTTGGGAACTATCTCATTGGACAACATAATCGCGTCAATTACAGGAATaaag ATTGAACATGGGGATGGACTGCCATCAACAATATGCAACATCTGTAAGGAAAAGGCGACTAATGCATATGAATTCAAAGCCCGCACACAAGAAGCTGATATCCAATTGCGGGGACTTTTAAAAAGAGAAAACACCGAGCAAGTCAATAGTGATAATAGTTTACCATTTGAG TCAGATGCAGTTGAGGTGAAGACTGAACAATTTGCAAGAGACAATCATGATGATTATATGGATATAGATCTCTCCCTGGCTCTTTCTAATGTTTCCGAGACTtataataatgtag ATACTGTTAAAAATGAAGAAGAAGATCattgtaaagatatatttacagCCCAACCAATAGAGAATGAAAATTTAAGTAGTGATATTAAGAAAAAGAATTTTATTg ATGGTAATGAGACAGACAGCACCTATTGTCCCGTTTGCGGCGCTAGTTTCCACGACGCTGAAGGCCTTACGAAGCATGCCTGGGAGCAACACGGTGACCTCATGGGACCAAAAAAACGAGGCCGCCCTAAGAAGCTACTCACCAGC ACAATCCTCAATAAATTGTCTGAAAATGGATACAATTTGAAATACTTACCGGATCAAAAACACAATTGTGTATTTTGTAAAGaggattttaaaacaaaagatgaCCTAGTGATCCACCTCGTACAACATAAAG ATGTAAAAGTTTTGAACTGTTTGCTGTGTAAGAAGATTTATCTCGAGATGAAAGATTTCGAGCGTCACAATTGCGTGCAAACTTcagatgaattaaataatttaaaacca GCTGAACCTCCAGATGTTCCAGAAGAAGAGCGGAAGCTCAATCTGTCTACTGAAGTATTACTGCAAGACCTTCTAATGAGTAATAGAGATACG gAGTCCGGAAGCATTGATTTATGCGAGGAGTGTGGAGCTGTATTTGTATCCAGCGTGGAACTCGGCAAGCATCGTGACCGAGAACATCCTGAACTCTCCTCGCGATGCCATCTCTGCGATAAA GTATTTGCCACACTGAAGAGCGCAGCTCGTCATAGAGCGGTGTGCGCACGAGTTGAACGTTCATTCGCATGCGCATCGTGCGGGCTGCGTTTTGCGCACGAAGTGTCACTCAACAAGCACATACTGCGCGCACATACGGGACAGAGTGTGTCTGTACGTTTCATGGACCGGGACAGAGCACCTCCGCAGCATAGATGTGATACTTGCAATAGACGCTTTTACAG AAAAGATTTGCTAGCAAGGCACGCGAAGATACACAAATCGATAGACAAATGTTTCGAGTGTGACGTCTGCAATAAGAAGTTTCACAGGCGAGACAACCTGAG gGCACACATGCGTGTCCACGAGAGTACCGGTGCGGGCGTGGACGGCACGAGCAGCAGTGCCAGCCTATGCCTGTACTGCGGCCGAAGTTTCTCGAACTCTTCCAATCTCATTGTGCACATGCGCAGACATACCGGCGAGAAACCATATAAATGTGATTTTTGTGGGAAAG GCTTCCCTCGCTCCTCTGACTTGCAATGCCATCGGCGCTCTCACACTGGAGAGAAACCTTGCATATGCGGCGTGTGTGGTAAAG CATTTGCGCGCAGTAATAAGCTGTCACGACACATGCGCGTACACACCGGTATGAAGCCCTACAAATGTCCGTATTGCGAGAAGGCCTTCTCCCAAAGCAACGACCTCAAACTACACGTGCGGAGACACACGGGCGATAAGCCCTACGTCTGCGAACTATGCGGAGATCGTTTCATACAG